A genomic region of Runella rosea contains the following coding sequences:
- a CDS encoding outer membrane beta-barrel family protein — translation MNTTTPLHLLFKAFGIISFFIFTALSLQAQTGKKVAAVKGKIIDIQTNVPLAYATIRVLKSTDSTLAGGGISDEKGQFTVDATFGEYYAVVEFIGYKPLKTAVFSLSKEQSSQDLGVLKIAAASQTLDEVVVQAEKSSMELSLDKKIFNVGKDLANAGGTAIDILSNVPSVSVDTEGNVKLRGSDGVRILIDGKPSGLVSFKGGAGLQQLQGNQIERVEIITNPSARYEAEGMSGIINIVLKKERKQGFNGSFEVVTGFRPNYGIAANINYRKNKLNFFLNYGIAYRVPIGAGRLYQEVRGKDTTTLLQQTTNSQVKTVANTIRGGLDYFFDEKNILTASYQFRRTDVLRITDNQYKDYINTLNNLSAITDRQQRETEAEPYSEYALTYKKTYNKKGQELTADVRYLTYWERSDQTFTQSSVFANGSPNKAGNLLQKSLNDEYENQFLVQLDYIHPVGKEGKFETGVRTSFRDMVNDYIVTQRNDQGVFETLPGLDNYFIYKENIYGGYGIIGNKTGKISYQAGLRAEVTDITTILRETNETNPRNYANLFPSAHATYSLNKDNALQVSYSRRVRRPTYNDLSPYVTFSDQRNFFSGNPDLNPEFTNSYDFGHINYFEKGSFTSSIYYRHTTGKVLRIRRVDAQGFSNTRPENLATEDAFGAEFTSTYTPVKWWKLDFNFNFFRAITDGQNLDASFKADTYSWFARQTSRFTLAPKTDLQLRANYEAPQQLPQGSRKARAFVDLAFSKEILKGKGTLTFNVIDVFNSRYMRSTFEGPNFYTYGTAGMRARQINLTVMYRLNQAAGAKKQKSLISGDEG, via the coding sequence ATGAATACTACTACACCGCTCCATTTACTTTTTAAAGCTTTTGGAATTATAAGCTTTTTCATCTTTACGGCACTGAGCCTGCAAGCACAAACTGGCAAAAAAGTAGCCGCTGTTAAAGGTAAAATCATTGATATTCAAACCAATGTGCCTTTGGCCTACGCCACGATTCGGGTACTAAAAAGTACCGATAGTACCTTGGCAGGCGGCGGAATCTCGGATGAAAAAGGACAATTTACGGTCGATGCAACCTTTGGTGAATACTATGCTGTTGTCGAATTTATTGGATATAAACCCCTTAAAACGGCGGTTTTTAGCCTTTCAAAAGAACAATCTTCGCAGGACTTAGGCGTTCTGAAAATTGCGGCGGCTTCCCAAACGTTGGATGAAGTGGTGGTTCAGGCAGAGAAGAGCTCGATGGAACTCTCTTTGGATAAAAAGATATTTAATGTCGGAAAAGACCTTGCCAATGCGGGCGGCACGGCCATTGATATTTTGAGCAATGTACCGTCGGTGTCGGTAGATACTGAAGGCAATGTTAAGCTGCGCGGAAGCGATGGCGTACGAATTTTGATTGATGGAAAACCTTCTGGATTAGTGAGTTTTAAGGGGGGAGCAGGCTTGCAGCAATTGCAAGGAAATCAAATCGAGCGCGTCGAAATCATTACCAACCCTTCGGCCCGCTACGAAGCCGAGGGCATGTCGGGGATTATTAACATTGTACTGAAAAAAGAACGCAAACAGGGCTTCAATGGCTCGTTTGAGGTGGTAACGGGTTTTCGGCCCAACTACGGCATCGCTGCTAATATCAATTACCGAAAAAACAAACTGAATTTCTTCCTCAATTATGGCATTGCCTATCGGGTGCCGATTGGCGCGGGAAGATTGTACCAAGAAGTTCGCGGAAAAGACACCACAACGCTGTTGCAGCAGACCACCAACAGTCAGGTCAAAACCGTAGCCAATACCATTCGCGGGGGCTTGGATTACTTCTTTGATGAGAAAAACATTCTGACTGCTTCGTACCAGTTTCGTCGCACTGATGTGCTTCGAATTACCGATAATCAATATAAAGATTATATCAATACCCTTAATAACCTAAGTGCCATTACCGACCGCCAACAGCGGGAAACGGAAGCAGAACCTTATTCAGAATATGCGCTTACTTACAAGAAAACGTACAACAAAAAAGGGCAGGAACTGACGGCCGACGTGCGCTACCTGACCTACTGGGAGCGCTCCGACCAGACTTTTACGCAAAGCAGCGTGTTTGCCAACGGCTCACCCAATAAGGCAGGAAATCTGCTCCAGAAGTCGTTGAATGACGAATACGAAAACCAGTTTTTGGTGCAGTTGGATTATATTCACCCCGTTGGAAAAGAAGGAAAGTTTGAAACTGGCGTTCGTACCAGTTTTAGGGATATGGTCAATGATTATATCGTGACCCAGCGCAATGACCAAGGCGTGTTTGAGACACTTCCAGGACTGGATAACTATTTTATCTACAAAGAAAACATCTACGGAGGGTATGGAATCATTGGGAATAAAACGGGGAAAATAAGCTACCAAGCGGGCTTACGCGCCGAGGTAACTGACATCACGACCATTCTGCGTGAAACCAATGAAACCAATCCGCGCAATTATGCAAATCTGTTTCCCAGCGCCCACGCAACGTATAGCCTCAACAAAGATAATGCCTTGCAGGTAAGTTATAGCCGCCGCGTGCGTCGCCCGACCTACAATGATTTGAGCCCGTATGTGACCTTCTCCGACCAGCGTAACTTTTTCTCGGGAAACCCTGATTTGAATCCTGAGTTTACCAATTCGTATGATTTTGGACACATCAATTATTTCGAAAAAGGCTCGTTTACGTCGTCCATCTATTATCGTCATACTACCGGAAAAGTATTGCGCATCCGTCGTGTTGATGCACAAGGTTTTTCCAATACACGTCCCGAAAACTTAGCCACTGAAGATGCCTTTGGGGCCGAATTTACCAGTACCTACACGCCTGTAAAATGGTGGAAACTGGATTTTAACTTCAACTTTTTCCGTGCCATTACCGACGGACAAAACTTGGACGCTTCCTTCAAAGCCGATACTTACAGTTGGTTTGCGCGTCAAACCTCCCGCTTTACCTTAGCCCCCAAAACCGACTTGCAACTCCGCGCCAACTACGAAGCGCCGCAGCAACTCCCACAAGGAAGCCGCAAAGCCCGTGCATTTGTGGATTTGGCCTTCAGTAAAGAAATCCTGAAAGGCAAAGGAACGCTCACCTTCAACGTCATCGACGTGTTCAATTCCCGCTACATGCGTTCTACGTTTGAAGGACCCAATTTCTATACCTATGGAACGGCTGGAATGCGTGCCCGTCAGATCAACCTCACGGTGATGTACCGCCTCAACCAAGCCGCTGGTGCCAAGAAGCAAAAGAGTTTAATTAGCGGGGATGAAGGATAA
- a CDS encoding SGNH/GDSL hydrolase family protein, with protein sequence MKRRKFLQSSAWAGLGAGFSSSPKPQKPLTFLFQGDSITDGNRGRNLDPNHIMGHGYAYSVASRIGADFPEARFTFYNRGISANKITDLQKRWETDTLNLKPDVLSILVGINDTGATINKPAEATTAEEFESIYRSLLTDCRRANPEILFVLGIPFVYPVGKRIEHWEQWRDDTSKRQAVVQKLASEFDAVLIDYPAVFDKAIQKAPIEYWIWDGVHPTVFAHELMAREWIKQVGKRLRFLKR encoded by the coding sequence ATGAAAAGACGTAAATTTCTGCAATCTTCTGCTTGGGCGGGATTAGGAGCGGGTTTCTCAAGTTCTCCCAAACCCCAAAAACCCCTCACGTTTTTATTCCAGGGCGATTCTATCACCGACGGTAATCGTGGCCGAAACCTCGACCCCAACCACATCATGGGGCATGGGTACGCGTATTCGGTGGCGAGCCGAATCGGGGCAGATTTTCCCGAAGCACGTTTTACATTTTACAACCGTGGCATCAGCGCCAACAAAATCACGGATTTGCAGAAACGCTGGGAAACCGACACGCTTAACCTTAAACCCGACGTATTGAGTATTTTGGTTGGTATCAACGATACGGGTGCAACCATTAACAAACCCGCAGAAGCCACCACCGCCGAAGAGTTTGAAAGTATTTACCGCAGTCTTCTAACTGACTGCCGACGCGCCAATCCTGAGATTTTGTTTGTGTTAGGAATTCCTTTCGTGTATCCCGTAGGTAAACGCATCGAACATTGGGAACAATGGCGAGACGATACCAGCAAGCGCCAAGCCGTAGTACAAAAATTGGCCAGCGAATTTGATGCCGTTTTGATAGATTACCCCGCCGTTTTTGACAAAGCCATCCAAAAAGCTCCCATTGAATACTGGATTTGGGACGGTGTTCACCCCACGGTCTTCGCGCATGAACTCATGGCGCGGGAATGGATAAAGCAGGTCGGGAAGCGGTTGCGGTTTTTGAAGAGATAA
- a CDS encoding glycosyl hydrolase family 28 protein has product MKSFLRIFFLLALTAFRPVDEKLTIFLCGDSTLAPKLPADAPETGWGMVLPEYFNTDAVQIQNHAVNGRSTKSFITEGRWQKVVSQVKKGDWVFIQFGHNDQKVVDSTRSAPAQTLYRQNLIRFVNETRAKGGNPLLITPVMRRKFDEKGTFVDQHGEYPQVVKDVAKELKVPMIDLHAKSQAVIEKHGVEGSKVLFMHYGGGIYPKFPKGIEDNTHFSRYGASVMASLVVEGIMELPIDLKSFVKKSEFTNKYTYELPNYYTPVFRKDTFNIARYGAKADGLTVNTKAINQAIEACHAAGGGTVLVPAGLWLTGPIVLKNNVNLHIAKSALLQFSRNHDDYPIVVTTWEGQESYRCQAPIWGVDLTNIALTGEGVLDGGGEVWRAIKREKQTNSQWAALLKSGGVVSDKNDLWYPSEKSKKGNNLPNAGRILNGIHPTPAELESYKDFLRPNMISLTRCKNVLLEGVTFQNSPAWTMHPLLCDHVSIRNVTVKNHWYAQNSDALDLESCRNGIVEGCTFDTGDDGITIKSGRDEQGRKRGVPTENFIIKDCKVYHAHGGFVIGSEMSGGVRNLFVSNCTFMGSDVGLRFKTARGRGGVVEDIYVTDINMTEIPGEAILFDMYYAAKDPIPQEGESNELPTIKAEPLNEGTPQFKNFYIKNIICQGAETAILVRGLPEMSIKNINIENAVIEANKGLVCVEGENINLKNVTLLTKDKTVMQVQNSKNVVLDGITYGSDKEVLLKVMGTRSEGVRLLNTDVTKARKEVELGVGVKGKVVSKK; this is encoded by the coding sequence ATGAAATCATTTCTTCGGATTTTCTTTTTACTGGCCTTGACTGCCTTTCGTCCAGTGGATGAAAAACTTACCATTTTCCTATGCGGTGATTCAACGCTAGCTCCCAAACTGCCCGCCGATGCGCCCGAAACAGGCTGGGGTATGGTGCTGCCCGAATACTTCAATACCGACGCCGTGCAGATTCAAAATCACGCCGTCAACGGTCGCAGCACCAAGAGTTTTATCACCGAAGGGCGCTGGCAAAAAGTGGTGTCACAAGTCAAAAAAGGCGATTGGGTTTTTATTCAATTTGGCCATAATGACCAAAAAGTAGTCGATAGCACACGCTCGGCTCCCGCGCAAACGTTGTACCGCCAAAACCTGATTCGGTTTGTAAACGAAACCCGCGCCAAAGGCGGCAACCCGCTGTTGATTACACCCGTTATGCGGCGCAAGTTTGACGAAAAAGGGACGTTTGTGGACCAGCACGGCGAATACCCACAAGTGGTAAAAGATGTAGCCAAAGAACTGAAAGTGCCGATGATAGATTTGCACGCCAAAAGTCAAGCCGTGATTGAAAAGCACGGCGTAGAAGGCTCAAAAGTGCTGTTTATGCACTACGGTGGAGGTATTTATCCCAAATTTCCCAAAGGCATCGAAGACAATACCCATTTTTCCCGTTACGGCGCGTCGGTCATGGCGAGCTTGGTCGTGGAAGGCATCATGGAATTGCCAATTGACTTGAAAAGCTTTGTCAAAAAATCAGAATTTACGAATAAATACACCTACGAGCTCCCCAATTATTACACGCCCGTTTTTCGCAAAGACACCTTCAACATTGCCCGCTACGGCGCTAAGGCCGATGGTCTGACGGTGAATACCAAAGCCATCAACCAAGCCATCGAAGCCTGCCATGCTGCGGGCGGCGGCACGGTATTGGTACCCGCAGGATTGTGGCTCACAGGACCGATTGTATTGAAAAACAACGTCAATCTGCACATTGCCAAAAGTGCTTTATTACAATTTAGCCGCAATCACGACGATTATCCGATTGTGGTCACTACTTGGGAAGGGCAAGAATCATACCGCTGTCAGGCACCGATTTGGGGCGTAGATTTGACCAACATTGCCCTCACGGGTGAGGGGGTGCTCGACGGTGGCGGCGAGGTGTGGCGCGCTATCAAACGCGAAAAACAAACCAATTCACAATGGGCGGCACTCCTAAAATCAGGTGGCGTGGTGAGCGATAAAAACGACTTATGGTACCCATCAGAAAAGTCCAAAAAAGGCAATAATTTGCCCAATGCAGGACGAATTCTGAACGGTATTCACCCAACGCCCGCCGAATTGGAGTCTTACAAAGATTTTTTACGGCCCAACATGATTAGCCTAACGCGTTGTAAGAACGTATTGCTGGAAGGCGTCACGTTCCAAAACTCTCCTGCCTGGACCATGCACCCGCTACTCTGCGACCACGTCAGTATCCGCAACGTGACCGTCAAAAACCACTGGTACGCCCAAAACAGTGACGCGCTCGACCTCGAATCTTGCCGCAACGGCATCGTGGAAGGTTGTACCTTTGATACAGGCGACGACGGCATCACCATCAAATCGGGCCGCGATGAGCAAGGCCGCAAACGCGGTGTCCCGACTGAAAACTTTATCATCAAAGATTGCAAAGTGTACCACGCCCACGGCGGCTTTGTGATTGGCTCCGAAATGTCGGGCGGTGTCCGAAATCTATTTGTGTCCAATTGCACTTTCATGGGTTCAGATGTAGGCCTTCGCTTCAAAACCGCCCGTGGACGTGGCGGCGTGGTGGAAGACATCTACGTAACCGACATCAACATGACCGAAATCCCCGGCGAAGCCATTCTTTTTGACATGTATTACGCCGCCAAGGACCCCATACCACAAGAAGGCGAATCCAACGAATTGCCGACCATCAAAGCCGAGCCATTGAACGAAGGGACGCCACAGTTCAAAAATTTCTACATCAAAAACATCATTTGTCAAGGAGCCGAAACCGCCATTTTGGTACGCGGCCTGCCCGAAATGAGCATCAAAAATATCAACATTGAAAACGCCGTCATCGAAGCTAACAAAGGCTTGGTGTGCGTGGAAGGTGAAAATATAAACCTCAAAAACGTAACTCTTTTGACCAAAGACAAAACCGTGATGCAGGTGCAAAACAGCAAAAATGTAGTCCTGGACGGCATCACGTACGGGTCCGACAAAGAGGTACTATTGAAGGTGATGGGTACTCGTTCCGAAGGCGTTCGTTTGCTGAATACAGATGTGACCAAAGCGAGAAAAGAGGTGGAATTGGGTGTTGGAGTGAAGGGGAAGGTGGTGAGTAAGAAGTAA
- a CDS encoding carbohydrate-binding family 9-like protein — MHSAVPEIHLAKGQSTTLPQNHFRYATDGKEAPQSTLVKLSFDEEYLSVDFQCLQNPFWSQNTYTKHNTEMWNQEVFEVFIAEGSATPTQYLELEINPNNALFVGWIDNPTKEAPQKLTFVPHEKAGIKHEVKANGDTWSGKMQIPWALLGGKKDTYRLNFYRIVSLQSHTDPNWKCAPADCDFTCWSPSMSGATPRFHRPDAFGILHLK, encoded by the coding sequence ATGCATTCTGCTGTTCCAGAAATCCACTTGGCGAAAGGCCAATCAACCACATTACCACAAAACCATTTTCGCTACGCCACCGACGGAAAAGAAGCGCCCCAGTCTACCTTGGTAAAACTGAGTTTTGACGAGGAATACCTATCCGTTGATTTTCAGTGCTTGCAAAATCCCTTTTGGAGCCAAAACACCTACACAAAGCACAATACCGAAATGTGGAATCAGGAGGTTTTTGAGGTGTTTATTGCCGAAGGCAGCGCCACTCCCACCCAGTATTTAGAATTAGAAATCAACCCCAACAACGCGCTGTTTGTGGGTTGGATTGACAATCCGACGAAAGAAGCACCCCAAAAATTGACGTTTGTTCCTCACGAAAAAGCAGGTATCAAACACGAAGTGAAAGCAAATGGCGATACTTGGTCGGGCAAAATGCAGATTCCGTGGGCTTTATTGGGAGGCAAAAAAGACACCTATCGCCTCAATTTTTACCGTATTGTGTCACTCCAATCCCACACAGATCCCAATTGGAAATGTGCCCCTGCCGACTGCGATTTTACCTGTTGGAGCCCGTCAATGAGCGGTGCAACACCCCGTTTTCACCGCCCCGATGCGTTTGGGATTTTGCATTTGAAATAG
- a CDS encoding N-acetylmuramoyl-L-alanine amidase — protein MLRFLCIACFPFFLQAQTRDTLTTFQPDSTFFVRTKGPLAYLNYGVGEDRLGGAKMGYVDSLVLLKVTAKYKDLYRVRLTNQLSAWIPQTLTKRDTNVRLPSVQYLTASWRVSGDNRQDYVSIPLPERLPYRSRQEMNPARIVVDIFGATANTNWITQLRTAKEIKNIDYEQVADDQFRVIISLRHAQHWGYAIGYEGRRLVIRVTHQPEKLRLRDLTIAVDAGHGGSNLGARGLRSKQYEKDFNLSIARHLQKELERKGATVLMTRNNDSLINNTDRVLSLRKLKPDLLISIHNNAAGDTTKTKGTSTYYKHLGYRPLSQAILKRLLDMGLTEYGNVGRFNFALNSPTEYPNVLVEGLFLSHPDDEALILEDGYRKKMAKQIRKGVADWLKQVRKQRS, from the coding sequence ATGCTTCGTTTTTTGTGCATTGCCTGTTTTCCTTTTTTTTTACAGGCCCAAACCCGCGACACCCTCACAACATTCCAGCCCGATTCCACCTTTTTTGTCCGTACCAAAGGCCCATTGGCCTATCTCAATTATGGAGTGGGTGAAGACCGTCTCGGAGGCGCAAAAATGGGGTATGTCGATTCGCTGGTATTGCTCAAAGTCACCGCTAAATACAAAGATCTTTATCGGGTACGTTTGACCAACCAACTCTCGGCGTGGATTCCGCAAACCCTCACCAAACGCGATACCAACGTACGGCTTCCTTCGGTACAGTATTTAACGGCTTCTTGGCGCGTATCTGGCGACAATCGTCAGGATTATGTGTCTATCCCATTGCCCGAGCGACTGCCCTACCGCAGCCGTCAGGAGATGAATCCCGCGCGAATTGTGGTGGACATTTTTGGTGCCACCGCCAATACCAACTGGATTACCCAACTTCGCACGGCTAAAGAGATTAAAAACATTGATTATGAACAGGTTGCCGATGACCAATTCAGGGTTATCATTTCCTTGCGCCATGCACAACATTGGGGTTACGCCATCGGCTACGAAGGCCGTCGGCTGGTAATACGCGTTACGCATCAACCCGAAAAATTACGCCTTCGTGACCTGACCATCGCGGTAGACGCTGGCCACGGCGGTAGCAACTTAGGCGCTCGGGGGCTGCGATCAAAACAATACGAAAAAGACTTTAATCTCAGCATTGCCCGACATTTACAGAAAGAACTTGAACGCAAGGGAGCAACGGTGCTGATGACCCGCAACAATGACTCACTGATCAATAATACAGACCGCGTACTGAGCCTTCGTAAACTCAAACCCGACCTGCTTATCAGTATTCACAACAATGCGGCGGGCGATACCACCAAAACCAAAGGGACAAGTACGTACTATAAACATCTTGGGTACAGGCCGTTGAGTCAAGCCATATTGAAGCGATTGCTGGATATGGGATTGACCGAATACGGCAATGTCGGCCGTTTTAATTTTGCGCTCAACAGCCCTACCGAATACCCCAATGTGCTGGTAGAAGGATTATTTTTAAGCCACCCCGACGACGAGGCGCTTATTTTGGAAGACGGGTACCGCAAAAAAATGGCCAAACAGATTCGAAAGGGAGTAGCAGATTGGTTAAAACAAGTCAGAAAGCAACGTTCGTAA
- a CDS encoding LacI family DNA-binding transcriptional regulator produces the protein MEIITIKDIAKALNLSTSTVSRALRGSYEINPETKRLVMEYAERMNYRPNPIALSLKENRSRSIGVIIPEIANNFFSQAINGMESIAYNRGYHVVISQNHESYERELVSTQYLAQRRVDGLLVSLSGESNDLEHFKELQTKGLPIVFFDRVPQDYITHKVIADNFAGTYEATEHLIKQGFRRIAHLTSPSWLSITYERLEGYKKALQNHDIPIEDSYIKYCSHGGMILEEVEQAVMELINHPNRPDAIFTAGDRLTTTCMSLIRREGLRIPEDIAIVGFTNLVTAHLLNPALSAVRQPAYEMGQLATEFLIDLIERPKATIRFETKKLDTHLVIRDSSIKATT, from the coding sequence GTGGAGATAATTACCATAAAAGATATAGCTAAGGCGCTCAATCTTTCAACTTCTACAGTATCGAGGGCGTTGCGGGGGAGCTACGAAATTAACCCTGAAACCAAGCGACTGGTCATGGAATATGCCGAGCGGATGAACTACCGCCCCAATCCCATTGCCCTGAGTTTGAAAGAAAACCGTAGCCGTTCGATTGGCGTAATTATTCCTGAGATTGCCAACAACTTCTTTTCGCAGGCAATTAACGGCATGGAATCCATCGCTTACAATCGCGGGTACCATGTGGTGATTTCTCAAAATCACGAATCTTACGAGCGTGAGCTGGTCAGCACGCAATATTTGGCTCAACGCAGGGTAGATGGCCTTTTGGTCTCTCTTTCGGGAGAAAGTAACGACCTAGAGCACTTTAAAGAGCTACAAACCAAAGGATTACCTATTGTATTTTTTGACCGCGTACCGCAGGATTACATTACGCACAAAGTAATCGCCGATAACTTTGCCGGAACCTACGAAGCCACCGAGCACTTGATTAAACAGGGTTTTCGTCGCATTGCCCACTTGACCAGCCCTTCTTGGCTTTCCATTACGTATGAACGGTTGGAAGGCTATAAAAAAGCCCTCCAAAATCACGACATCCCCATTGAAGACTCGTACATCAAGTATTGTAGTCATGGAGGAATGATTTTGGAAGAAGTTGAGCAAGCAGTTATGGAGTTGATTAACCATCCCAACCGCCCCGATGCCATTTTTACGGCTGGCGACCGCCTTACTACCACTTGTATGTCATTGATTCGGAGAGAAGGGCTGCGTATTCCAGAAGACATCGCCATCGTTGGATTTACCAACTTGGTTACGGCTCATTTGCTCAATCCTGCCCTTAGTGCCGTTCGTCAGCCCGCTTACGAGATGGGACAATTGGCCACCGAATTCCTAATCGACCTCATTGAGCGCCCGAAAGCGACGATTCGTTTCGAAACGAAAAAATTAGACACGCATTTGGTCATCCGTGATTCTTCTATCAAAGCCACCACGTAA
- a CDS encoding SDR family oxidoreductase: MKSFDLTGKVALITGCDRGIGFAMATGLAEAGADIIGVSRSMPLQGSEIEKAVHQLGRKFSPYAADLGDRSSLYAFINQVKKAHSCVDILFNNAGIILREPAASHPDEYWDKVLSINLDAQFILAREFGKEMMERRYGKIVFTASLLTFQGGINVPGYAASKGAVGSLVKALANEWAGRGVNVNAIAPGYISTDNTTALRADADRSKSILDRIPAGRWGEPEDFKGPAVFLASSASDYVNGTILTVDGGWMGR, encoded by the coding sequence ATGAAAAGCTTCGACTTGACGGGTAAAGTGGCATTGATAACGGGCTGTGACCGAGGAATTGGCTTTGCAATGGCCACGGGCCTCGCCGAGGCGGGGGCCGACATCATCGGGGTGTCGCGGTCAATGCCGTTGCAAGGAAGTGAAATTGAAAAAGCCGTGCATCAATTGGGCCGTAAATTCAGCCCCTACGCGGCTGATTTAGGCGACCGCAGTTCATTATACGCATTTATCAATCAGGTAAAAAAAGCACATTCTTGCGTTGATATCCTCTTCAATAACGCGGGCATTATCCTACGCGAACCAGCCGCTAGTCACCCCGATGAGTACTGGGATAAGGTGCTGTCTATCAACCTAGATGCTCAGTTTATTCTGGCCAGAGAGTTTGGAAAAGAAATGATGGAAAGACGATACGGAAAGATTGTCTTCACGGCCTCGTTACTCACTTTTCAGGGGGGGATAAACGTGCCTGGCTATGCCGCGAGCAAAGGGGCGGTTGGGAGTCTCGTAAAAGCCCTTGCCAATGAATGGGCGGGCAGAGGGGTCAACGTTAACGCGATTGCGCCTGGCTACATTTCAACGGATAACACAACCGCGTTGCGGGCCGATGCCGACCGCAGTAAGTCCATTTTGGACCGCATTCCGGCGGGCCGTTGGGGCGAGCCAGAGGACTTCAAAGGCCCAGCCGTGTTTTTGGCGTCTTCGGCTTCTGACTACGTAAATGGTACGATTTTGACCGTAGATGGTGGTTGGATGGGACGGTAA
- the kduI gene encoding 5-dehydro-4-deoxy-D-glucuronate isomerase: MQIRHESSRKETAQMNTEELRENFLIETLFTPNQIEWVYSHYDRVLTGGAMPLESTITLQTHDALKANYFLERRELGIINVGGKGCVVADGVTFELDKLGCLYLGKGTQNVVFNSQNVETPARFFLLSSPAHHTYPNRTFTKEEASPVNLGAVETANQRTIYKYIHEGGIQSCQLVMGLTVLQTGSVWNTMPAHTHDRRMEAYCYFDVPENHGVLHLMGEPTQTRHLWVANHQAILSPPWSIHSGCGTSSYSFIWGMAGENKDFTDMDLLPIPALR, encoded by the coding sequence ATGCAAATAAGACACGAAAGCAGCCGTAAAGAAACGGCCCAGATGAATACCGAAGAGCTTCGCGAAAACTTCTTGATTGAAACACTGTTTACACCCAATCAAATCGAATGGGTGTATTCGCATTATGACCGGGTGTTGACTGGTGGTGCAATGCCTCTGGAGAGTACCATTACGCTCCAAACACACGATGCCCTCAAAGCTAACTATTTTCTGGAGCGCCGCGAATTGGGCATTATCAATGTGGGAGGGAAAGGCTGTGTAGTGGCCGATGGAGTTACGTTTGAGTTGGATAAATTAGGTTGTTTGTACCTTGGAAAAGGCACTCAAAATGTGGTTTTTAATAGCCAAAATGTAGAGACTCCTGCCCGCTTCTTTTTGCTGTCATCGCCAGCACATCATACGTACCCCAATCGGACTTTTACCAAAGAAGAAGCGTCGCCAGTGAATCTGGGTGCGGTCGAAACGGCCAACCAACGCACCATTTACAAATACATACACGAAGGTGGTATTCAAAGCTGCCAATTGGTCATGGGATTGACGGTGCTCCAAACGGGGAGCGTCTGGAATACCATGCCTGCCCACACGCACGACCGACGCATGGAGGCCTACTGCTACTTTGACGTTCCCGAAAATCATGGGGTGCTGCACCTCATGGGCGAGCCTACACAAACACGTCATCTGTGGGTAGCCAATCACCAAGCTATCCTTTCGCCGCCGTGGTCGATTCACTCGGGTTGCGGTACTTCAAGCTATTCTTTCATCTGGGGAATGGCGGGAGAGAACAAGGATTTTACCGATATGGATTTGCTTCCGATTCCTGCTTTACGATAG